In Accipiter gentilis chromosome 22, bAccGen1.1, whole genome shotgun sequence, the following are encoded in one genomic region:
- the CFL2 gene encoding cofilin-2 isoform X1, with product MASGVTVNDEVIKVFNDMKVRKSSTPEEIKKRKKAVLFCLSDDKKQIIVEESKQILVGDIGDTVEDPYTAFVKLLPLNDCRYALYDATYETKESKKEDLVFIFWAPESAPLKSKMIYASSKDAIKKKFTGIKHEWQVNGLDDIKDRSTLGEKLGGNVVVSLEGKPL from the exons ATG GCTTCTGGAGTAACAGTGAATGATGAAGTCATAAAGGTTTTCAATGACATGAAAGTAAGGAAATCTTCAACcccagaagaaattaaaaaaagaaagaaagccgTTCTTTTCTGCTTAAGTGATGACAAAAAACAAATAATTGTAGAGGAGTCAAAGCAGATACTGGTTGGTGACATTGGAGATACCGTGGAGGACCCCTATACAGCCTTTGTGAAGTTGCTACCTTTGAACGATTGCCGATACGCTTTGTATGATGCCACATATGAGACAAAGGAATCTAAGAAAGAAGACCTGGTATTTATATTCTG GGCTCCTGAAAGTGCACCTTTAAAAAGCAAGATGATCTACGCAAGCTCTAAAGatgccattaaaaagaaatttacag GTATTAAACATGAGTGGCAAGTAAATGGTTTGGATGATATTAAGGACCGTTCAACACTTGGAGAGAAATTGGGAGGCAACGTGGTAGTTTCACTTGAAGGAAAACCCTTATAA
- the CFL2 gene encoding cofilin-2 isoform X2 translates to MKVRKSSTPEEIKKRKKAVLFCLSDDKKQIIVEESKQILVGDIGDTVEDPYTAFVKLLPLNDCRYALYDATYETKESKKEDLVFIFWAPESAPLKSKMIYASSKDAIKKKFTGIKHEWQVNGLDDIKDRSTLGEKLGGNVVVSLEGKPL, encoded by the exons ATGAAAGTAAGGAAATCTTCAACcccagaagaaattaaaaaaagaaagaaagccgTTCTTTTCTGCTTAAGTGATGACAAAAAACAAATAATTGTAGAGGAGTCAAAGCAGATACTGGTTGGTGACATTGGAGATACCGTGGAGGACCCCTATACAGCCTTTGTGAAGTTGCTACCTTTGAACGATTGCCGATACGCTTTGTATGATGCCACATATGAGACAAAGGAATCTAAGAAAGAAGACCTGGTATTTATATTCTG GGCTCCTGAAAGTGCACCTTTAAAAAGCAAGATGATCTACGCAAGCTCTAAAGatgccattaaaaagaaatttacag GTATTAAACATGAGTGGCAAGTAAATGGTTTGGATGATATTAAGGACCGTTCAACACTTGGAGAGAAATTGGGAGGCAACGTGGTAGTTTCACTTGAAGGAAAACCCTTATAA